The Pseudanabaena sp. BC1403 genome has a window encoding:
- a CDS encoding deoxyribodipyrimidine photo-lyase, translated as MPQIASSSGKNIVLVWHRRDLRIDDNPALSEAIAQVGDQGIVLGVFIFDPDILDDGVTEGSKVDFMLGCLRELQANYRRLGSDLLFMYGQPIQSICELAKAVNASHVFFNQDVEPFAIKRDRAATLALQELGIKVQSFIDIGLIAPDAIATQSGEPYKVYTPFWRNWQSKPKPKPFDAPQKLRGLASYENLPVISFPSLRELKFINDITLPKSGEAEALQLLETFCDGHGILRYQTERDFPAHAGTSTLSPHLRFGTVGIRRVWEKAIAAEQLVRSEEEATGITTWKQELAWREFYQHVLYYFPELETGAYRPQMRDFPWDDDEEKFVAWCEGRTGYPIVDAAMRQLNQTGWMHNRCRMIVASFLTKDLIINWQWGERYFMQKLLDGDLAANNGGWQWSASSGMDQKPLRIFNPASQARKYDPEGEYILRWLPELQGLTTAELLSGNIPPHQCKKRDYPLPIVDHNIQQQKFKQLYKDCKASP; from the coding sequence ATGCCTCAAATAGCCAGTAGCTCTGGGAAAAATATCGTTTTAGTCTGGCATCGGCGAGATTTGCGAATTGATGATAATCCTGCGCTGAGTGAGGCGATCGCCCAAGTTGGGGATCAGGGGATCGTGCTGGGGGTGTTTATTTTTGATCCTGACATTCTTGATGATGGTGTGACCGAGGGTAGCAAGGTTGACTTTATGCTGGGGTGTTTACGGGAGTTGCAAGCTAACTATCGGCGGTTGGGCAGCGATTTATTATTTATGTATGGTCAGCCTATTCAGTCGATTTGTGAATTAGCCAAGGCAGTTAATGCAAGTCATGTCTTTTTTAATCAAGATGTCGAACCCTTTGCCATCAAACGCGATCGCGCTGCAACTCTTGCCTTGCAAGAGTTAGGAATTAAAGTTCAGAGTTTTATTGATATTGGTTTGATTGCTCCCGATGCGATCGCTACCCAATCTGGTGAACCTTACAAGGTTTACACCCCTTTTTGGCGGAATTGGCAAAGTAAGCCTAAGCCTAAGCCTTTTGATGCTCCCCAGAAATTAAGGGGTTTAGCTAGTTATGAAAATCTGCCTGTAATTTCTTTCCCAAGTTTGCGCGAACTAAAATTTATTAACGACATAACTTTACCGAAATCGGGAGAAGCTGAGGCTCTGCAATTATTAGAAACATTTTGCGATGGTCATGGGATCTTGCGCTATCAAACCGAACGTGATTTTCCTGCCCATGCTGGTACATCGACATTAAGTCCACATTTGCGATTTGGGACTGTGGGAATTAGAAGAGTTTGGGAAAAAGCGATCGCGGCTGAGCAGCTTGTACGTAGTGAAGAAGAAGCCACGGGGATCACTACATGGAAACAGGAATTAGCATGGCGCGAATTTTATCAACATGTTTTGTACTATTTTCCTGAACTAGAAACAGGTGCATATCGTCCGCAGATGCGAGATTTCCCTTGGGATGATGACGAGGAGAAATTTGTGGCATGGTGCGAGGGGCGCACAGGCTATCCGATTGTCGATGCGGCGATGCGTCAGCTTAATCAAACAGGCTGGATGCATAACCGTTGTCGAATGATTGTCGCTAGTTTTTTAACCAAAGATTTGATAATCAATTGGCAATGGGGTGAGCGCTATTTTATGCAGAAATTACTGGATGGGGATCTGGCGGCAAATAATGGCGGTTGGCAATGGAGTGCTTCTAGTGGCATGGATCAAAAACCTTTAAGGATCTTCAATCCTGCTTCGCAAGCTCGTAAGTATGATCCTGAGGGTGAATATATTTTGCGTTGGTTACCTGAATTGCAGGGCTTAACTACGGCTGAGCTTTTAAGTGGTAATATTCCACCGCATCAGTGCAAGAAACGTGATTATCCTTTGCCAATCGTTGATCACAATATTCAGCAGCAAAAGTTCAAGCAGCTCTATAAAGATTGCAAAGCTAGCCCCTAA
- a CDS encoding SpoIIE family protein phosphatase produces MKLPTKLKKTISTTWWIDNLIIAVLYFVLSALVLKIPQSQLGSPVWPPAGIAVGALLARGRSRWLGVFLGATLNSFLNSKVPFLFAICGGTIPAIGALVSTTLVLYFNKTNNLFGYVKHFVKFTLAITFSGTLLQALLGTLIVLSAGLIPWNIYLSVTWGWWVGDAIGVLLFAPLVCAWWSKKSNIISHHQTEQKFDYKELFLCLLILVITSYFALIENQPIEYFLLPPLLWSAFRFGTRITTLITMIVAMAAAISTAYKSGIFYKVSQESNSLIFLQLFMGVMLITTIAVLALVAENNRVAEKLKEQVVLKDQAYTQLDQVNKNLEDIIEERTHELVEANREINSLNQRLTVENYRMSSELAVTRKLQEMILPRTKELKRIEELDIVGFMEPADEVGGDYYDVLQRNGQIKIGIGDVTGHGLESGVIMIMVQTAIRTLLINGERNPVKFLSTVNQTIYENLQRMNCDKSLSLILMDYHDNKLCLSGQHESVIVIRANGEIEIIDTDSLGFPIGLTDEITEFIFEVEIYLNLGDIVLLYTDGIPEAENQSKQYYGLERLTQVIREAHEKPVDQIREIVITDIREFIGSNKVYDDITFVVMKRKI; encoded by the coding sequence ATGAAATTACCTACAAAGCTAAAAAAAACAATCAGCACCACTTGGTGGATTGATAATTTAATTATTGCAGTGCTTTACTTCGTCTTAAGCGCATTAGTTTTAAAGATACCCCAATCACAGCTAGGTTCGCCAGTCTGGCCTCCTGCTGGTATAGCGGTTGGAGCTTTATTGGCAAGAGGGCGATCGCGATGGTTAGGAGTATTTTTGGGAGCTACTTTAAATAGCTTTCTTAATTCTAAAGTACCTTTTCTTTTTGCGATTTGTGGAGGGACTATACCTGCGATCGGCGCTTTAGTCTCTACCACATTAGTATTGTATTTTAACAAGACAAATAATTTATTTGGGTACGTTAAACATTTTGTCAAGTTTACTCTTGCAATCACTTTTAGTGGCACTCTTTTACAAGCTTTACTAGGGACTTTAATAGTCCTTTCGGCAGGTTTAATTCCATGGAATATTTACTTGAGTGTTACATGGGGATGGTGGGTTGGCGATGCGATAGGAGTTTTACTATTTGCGCCTTTAGTTTGTGCATGGTGGAGTAAGAAGTCAAACATAATATCGCATCATCAAACTGAGCAGAAATTTGATTATAAAGAGCTATTTTTATGCTTGTTAATCTTAGTTATAACCTCTTATTTTGCACTTATAGAAAATCAACCAATTGAGTATTTTTTATTGCCACCGCTACTATGGTCGGCGTTTCGGTTTGGCACAAGAATCACAACACTAATTACGATGATTGTTGCTATGGCTGCTGCCATAAGTACTGCCTATAAATCAGGAATTTTTTATAAGGTTTCTCAGGAGAGTAACTCTCTAATATTCTTGCAATTATTTATGGGAGTAATGCTAATTACTACAATCGCAGTCTTGGCATTGGTCGCTGAGAATAATCGCGTTGCAGAAAAACTAAAAGAGCAAGTTGTTCTCAAAGATCAAGCCTATACCCAGTTAGATCAAGTCAATAAAAATTTAGAAGATATCATTGAGGAGCGTACCCACGAATTAGTAGAAGCTAATCGGGAAATTAATTCTTTGAATCAGAGGTTAACTGTAGAAAATTATCGAATGAGTTCAGAGTTAGCGGTTACTCGAAAATTACAAGAGATGATCTTACCAAGAACAAAAGAATTAAAAAGAATTGAAGAATTAGATATTGTGGGATTTATGGAGCCTGCGGATGAAGTAGGTGGTGATTATTATGATGTTTTACAGCGCAATGGGCAAATTAAAATTGGGATCGGGGATGTTACAGGGCATGGATTAGAAAGTGGAGTAATCATGATCATGGTACAAACCGCGATCCGTACTTTACTGATTAATGGAGAAAGAAATCCTGTTAAGTTCTTATCTACAGTTAATCAGACGATTTATGAAAATCTTCAACGAATGAATTGCGATAAAAGTTTGAGTCTGATCCTTATGGATTATCATGACAACAAACTCTGTTTAAGTGGACAGCATGAAAGTGTAATTGTAATTCGAGCAAATGGAGAAATCGAAATTATTGATACAGACTCTTTAGGCTTTCCAATTGGATTAACTGATGAGATTACTGAATTCATTTTTGAAGTAGAAATCTACTTGAATTTGGGAGATATAGTCTTGCTATACACTGATGGTATTCCTGAAGCTGAGAACCAAAGCAAACAATATTATGGACTCGAACGTTTGACTCAAGTTATCAGGGAAGCCCATGAGAAACCCGTCGATCAAATTAGAGAAATTGTAATTACAGATATCCGTGAGTTTATCGGTTCTAACAAAGTATATGATGACATCACTTTTGTAGTCATGAAGCGCAAAATATAA